A region from the Aegilops tauschii subsp. strangulata cultivar AL8/78 chromosome 5, Aet v6.0, whole genome shotgun sequence genome encodes:
- the LOC109762204 gene encoding exocyst complex component EXO84B yields the protein MASGAARSSRSRPAGHSGVLPAGAAAAGGVGGGAGVQLADKLKIFKTDKFDPDSYVQSKCQTMTEKEIRHLCSYLQDLKKASAEEMRTSVYANYAAFIRTSKEISELERELLSIRNLLNTESALIHGLSEGIQIDSLIMGPEDSAEENISTVEYQELSEIQKWHIDFPDKLDVLLAERRVDEALDALDEAERIAVDAEKKQTLATADIVALKGVISDNRQKLSDQLAEAACQSSTCGVELRAAASALKRLGDGPRAHSLLLSAHNQRLQSKIQTTRPSSTAHSVAYTASLAKHVFSVIANALSDSMEVFGDEPSYASELVTWATKQAMEFTLLVKRHALGSCAAAGGLRAAAECVQIALGYTSLLEARGLSLSAVLLKQFRPCVEQALDSNLRRIEETTSALAAADDWALIYPPTGIRTFARASAGNLALQPKLSSSAHRFNSMVQDFFEDVGPLLSLQLGGSIMDGLLKIFNTYVDLLMSALPGSMDDEANLEGLGNKIIRMAETEEQQLALLANASLLAEELLPRAAMKLSSVNQASMGSMRIRGPDKQNRAEQREWKRKLQHMVDKLRDSFCRQHALDLIFTEEGDTHLSAEMYINMDNNAEETEWVPSLIFQELYTKLNRMASIAAEMFVGRERFATLLMMRLTETVILWLSDDQSFWEEIEEGPRALGPLGLQQFYLDMQFVILFGQGRFLSRHVHNVILSIIDRGMAAFSATGLDPDSVLPSDDWFIEIAQDSISRISGKARAGNSEREVHSPTASVSAQSVSSARSHGSS from the exons ATGGCGTCGGGCGCCGCCAGGTCGTCGCGGTCGCGCCCGGCCGGCCACTCCGGCGTGCTCCCGGCGGGcgccgcggcggcgggcggcgtcggcgggGGCGCCGGGGTGCAGCTCGCCGACAAGCTCAAGATCTTCAAGACCGACAAGTTCGACCCCGACTCGTACGTGCAGTCCAAGTGCCAGACCATGACCGAGAAG GAAATAAGGCACCTGTGTTCTTATCTGCAAGACCTAAAGAAGGCTTCCGCTGAAGAGATGCGTACAAGTGTATATGCTAATTATGCTGCGTTCATCAG AACATCGAAGGAGATATCTGAACTTGAAAGGGAGCTGCTATCTATCAGAAATCTGCTAAATACAGAGTCAGCTCTAATTCATGGTCTATCCGAAGGGATTCAGATTGATTCCTTGATTATGGGACCTGAAGATTCTGCAGAAGAGAACATCTCCACTGTTGAATACCAGGAGCTTTCAGAAATACAGAAATGGCATATAGATTTTCCCGACAAGCTTGATGTCTTGCTAGCTGAGAGAAGAGTGGATGAAGCACTGGATGCCCTGGATGAAGCAGAACGAATTGCTGTTGATGCAGAAAAGAAACAGACTCTTGCCACAGCTGACATTGTTGCTTTGAAGGGGGTTATCTCTGATAATCGTCAGAAGCTGTCAGATCAGCTTGCTGAAGCCGCCTGCCAGTCTTCTACTTGTGGCGTTGAACTTCGTGCTGCAGCTTCTGCTCTCAAGCGGCTTGGTGATGGACCTCGTGCTCATAGTTTGTTGCTCAGTGCACATAACCAAAGGCTTCAGTCCAAAATACAAACAACACGTCCGTCTAGCACAGCGCATAGTGTGGCTTACACCGCGTCTCTTGCAAAGCATGTTTTCTCTGTTATAGCTAATGCTCTCAGTGACTCTATGGAAGTGTTTGGTGATGAACCATCCTATGCATCTGAACTGGTTACTTGGGCTACTAAGCAGGCAATGGAGTTTACCTTGCTTGTGAAGAGGCATGCTTTAGGATCTTGTGCAGCAGCTGGGGGCTTAAGAGCTGCTGCCGAGTGTGTTCAGATAGCACTTGGTTATACCTCCTTGTTAGAAGCTCGTGGTCTGTCACTTTCAGCAGTTCTGTTGAAACAGTTCAGACCCTGTGTTGAGCAAGCATTAGATTCCAATTTGAGGAGAATCGAAGAGACTACTTCTGCATTAGCGGCAGCTGATGACTGGGCTCTAATCTATCCTCCAACTGGTATAAGGACATTTGCTAGAGCATCTGCTGGTAATTTGGCACTCCAGCCGAAGCTCTCAAGCAGTGCCCATCGGTTCAATTCAATGGTTCAG GATTTCTTTGAGGATGTTGGGCCACTTCTTAGCTTGCAGTTGGGTGGTTCTATAATGGATGGGCTTCTGAAAATATTCAATACATATGTTGATTTGCTCATGAGTGCATTGCCGGGCTCAATGGATGATGAAGCAAATTTGGAAGGTTTAGGAAATAAGATCATTCGCATGGCAGAGACTGAGGAGCAGCAATTAGCATTGTTAGCCAATGCATCCTTACTTGCTGAGGAGTTGTTACCTAGAGCAGCTATGAAGCTCTCGTCTGTAAACCAGGCCAGCATGGGTAGTATGCGTATAAGGGGTCCAGACAAGCAAAACCGTGCAGAGCAACGTGAATGGAAAAGGAAGCTGCAACATATGGTGGATAAACTTAGAGATAGTTTCTGCAGGCAGCATGCTCTTGATCTTATATTCACGGAAGAAGGTGACACCCATCTGAGCGCAGAAATGTACATCAATATGGACAATAATGCTGAAGAGACAGAATGGGTTCCATCTCTAATTTTTCAG GAATTATACACAAAACTGAACAGAATGGCGAGCATCGCTGCAGAGATGTTTGTTGGCAGGGAAAGGTTTGCTACGTTGCTGATGATGCGGCTGACTGAAACAGTCATACTGTGGCTCTCGGATGACCAGAGCTTCTGGGAGGAAATCGAAGAGGGGCCAAGGGCTCTCGGCCCCCTTGGACTTCAGCAG TTCTACCTGGACATGCAGTTTGTCATCCTTTTCGGGCAAGGCCGGTTCTTGTCCCGGCACGTGCACAATGTCATACTGAGCATAATTGATAGAGGGATGGCAGCATTCTCTGCTACCGGATTGGATCCTGATAG CGTGCTTCCGAGCGACGACTGGTTCATTGAAATCGCGCAGGACAGCATCAGCAGGATCAGCGGGAAGGCCCGGGCCGGCAACTCGGAGAGGGAGGTGCACAGCCCGACGGCCTCTGTCTCGGCGCAGTCTGTGTCGTCGGCCAGGTCCCACGGCAGCTCCTAG
- the LOC109762205 gene encoding germin-like protein 3-7, producing MARSRVSIMPSPVLVLIVAVAALVSACTADPEPVQDFCVAAVTNGSADHPSYPGFPCKPASAVVSDDFFFAGLARSGAADAAESPFGSSVTSGNVAAFPGLNTLGVSINRVDLAPGGVNPLHSHPRAAELVHVVAGQMLVGFVSTAGTFYSKVVREGESFVIPRGMVHFQFNTGKEAARAVTVFNSQLPGVVLAAPSLFGADPEIPDAVLSKSFQVDGEIIKLLKSKFRT from the coding sequence ATGGCGCGCTCCAGAGTCTCGATCATGCCATCGCCGGTTCTCGTGTTGATCGTGGCCGTCGCCGCGCTCGTGTCGGCGTGCACGGCGGACCCGGAGCCGGTGCAGGACTTCTGCGTGGCGGCGGTCACCAACGGCTCGGCCGACCATCCGTCGTACCCGGGGTTCCCGTGCAAGCCGGCGTCGGCGGTGGTCTCCGACGACTTCTTCTTCGCGGGGCTGGCGCGCTCGGGCGCCGCCGACGCGGCCGAGAGCCCGTTCGGGTCCAGCGTGACGTCGGGCAACGTGGCGGCCTTCCCGGGGCTCAACACGCTCGGCGTCTCCATCAACCGCGTCGACCTCGCCCCCGGCGGCGTCAACCCGCTGCACAGCCACCCGCGCGCCGCCGAGCTCGTGCACGTCGTCGCCGGCCAGATGCTCGTGGGCTTTGTCAGCACCGCCGGCACTTTCTACTCCAAGGTGGTGCGGGAGGGGGAGAGCTTCGTCATCCCGCGCGGCATGGTGCACTTCCAGTTCAACACCGGCAAGGAGGCCGCCAGGGCCGTCACCGTGTTCAACAGCCAGCTCCCCGGAGTTGTCCTTGCCGCGCCGTCGCTCTTTGGGGCTGACCCGGAGATCCCCGACGCCGTCCTCTCCAAGAGCTTCCAGGTCGACGGCGAGATCATCAAGCTCCTCAAGTCCAAGTTCCGGACTTAA